In Eriocheir sinensis breed Jianghai 21 chromosome 8, ASM2467909v1, whole genome shotgun sequence, the following proteins share a genomic window:
- the LOC126995556 gene encoding heat shock factor protein-like isoform X9, which produces MHALEGSVNVPAFLTKLWRLVDDESTNDMISWTQGGRSFIIQNQAKFAQDLLPQYYKHNNMASFVRQLNMYGFHKVVSADSGGLRPERDEMEFAHQHFMRGQESLLENIKRKQQRRLASDGVIFTQIPTSRTVMVEDNKNVTKLLNDVRDMKRDQDSMSSKLLNLKRENEALWREYASMRQKFTKQQQIIEKLIHFLIAMVKSPSKGLVPKRKFSHLALEGGEESSSSSSKINTLQQFSQGNPIDILGEKESGIIGGAQIQEVTEDLDSDQDTCVLSMGDEEVRNAEASASTGIKPGTILDMNGEPLEFIEMPLSSDHINATSVQSPDGTILMDNLTNPLLDDAPLSPELLNTVDPSAVTQSFKYPVSCTDPITTSVVCSSGDMSGTGGSNAPCSTSSINTQVRTITQKGTKKSILGEEKRPSEDSSMRIAVPDKAVHKPDFQTHVDDMQSTIDNLQDILSHGNLNLDPSMLYSVFGSDSYLPELDSMATVSSGNELSVYNPTLLDLADSMEEENEGDPLAFLSDSLASTSTTPSSSSIFTTPTSIGNTLVPTNKSTQPPPPKHLKVTIKKEPSLVDNSLETPIVSPMPSTPFSRGKRHAK; this is translated from the exons ATGCATGCCTTAGAAGGTTCGGTCAACGTGCCAGCGTTCCTCACCAAGCTGTGGCGGCTGGTAGATGATGAAAGCACAAATGATATGATCAGTTGGACCCAG GGTGGGAGGAGCTTTATCATCCAGAATCAAGCCAAATTTGCACAGGATCTGTTGCCACAGTACTACAAGCACAATAACATGGCCAGTTTTGTGCGACAGCTGAACATGT ATGGTTTCCACAAGGTGGTGTCTGCAGACTCTGGAGGTCTGCGACCAGAAAGAGATGAAATGGAATTTGCCCATCAACACTTTATGCGAGGTCAAGAGTCACTTCTGGAAAATATTAAGAGGaag CAACAACGCAGACTTGCAAGCGATGGCGTCATTTTTACCCAGATACCTACCAGCCGGACTGTGATGGTGGAAGATAACAAGAATGTAACCAAGCTGCTGAATGATGTAAGAGACATGAAGCGTGACCAGGACTCTATGAGCTCCAAGCTACTCAACCTGAAGCGAGAGAATGAAGCTCTGTGGCGAGAGTATGCTAGCATGAGGCAGAAATTTACAAAACAGCAGCAGATCATAGAGAAG CTCATCCACTTCCTCATAGCAATGGTGAAGAGTCCATCCAAAGGTCTTGTGCCCAAGAGAAAATTTAGTCACCTGGCtttggaaggaggtgaagagagttcctcgtcttcctccaaaATCAACACATTACAACAGTTTTCCCAAGGAAATCCCATAGAT ATCCTGGGAGAAAAGGAATCCGGCATCATTGGTGGAGCTCAGATTCAGGAAGTGACGGAGGACTTGGACTCAGACCAAGACACATGTGTTCTCTCAATGGGAGATGAAGA GGTGAGGAATGCTGAGGCATCTGCCAGTACTGGAATCAAGCCAGGAACAATTCTGGACATGAATGGGGAACCTTTGGAGTTCATTGAAATGCCCTTATCATCAGATCATATAAatg CCACTTCTGTTCAGAGCCCTGATGGCACAATACTCATGGACAACTTGACCAACCCACTGCTAGATGATGCTCCACTCAGTCCTGAACTTTTAAATACCGTAGACCCGAGTGCTGTAACCCAGTCTTTCAAGTATCCAGTCAGCTGCACTGATCCCATCACTACAAG TGTGGTGTGCTCCTCTGGTGACATGAGTGGAACTGGTGGGAGCAATGCTCCATGTTCTACATCTTCAATCAACACTCAAGTCCGTACTATAAcacagaaaggaacaaaaaaatccattttaggagaggagaagaggccaTCTGAAGATTCTTCCATGAGAATTGCAGTTCCAGACAAGGCTGTTCATAA ACCAGATTTTCAGACACATGTAGATGATATGCAGAGCACTATTGACAACCTGCAAGACATTCTCTCTCATGGTAATCTGAATCTGGATCCTTCAATGCTCTATTCG gTGTTTGGGAGTGATAGTTACCTGCCGGAGCTTGACTCTATGGCCACAGTCAGTAGTG GTAATGAGTTGTCAGTTTACAACCCAACTCTTCTAGACCTAGCTGACAgtatggaagaggaaaatgagggagatccCCTTGCCTTCCTTAGTGACAGCCTAGCCTCTACCTCTACAACTCCATCTTCATCCTCCATCTTCACGACCCCAACTTCTATTGGCAACACCTTAGTGCCCACAAACAAGTCTACTCAGCCTCCACCACCAAAGCACCTCAAAGTGACCATCAAGAAGGAGCCAAGTCTTGTAGACAACTCTTTGGAAACTCCTATTGTGTCTCCCATGCCTTCAACACCATTTTCTAGAGGAAAGAGACATGCCAAATGA
- the LOC126995556 gene encoding heat shock factor protein-like isoform X10 has product MHALEGSVNVPAFLTKLWRLVDDESTNDMISWTQGGRSFIIQNQAKFAQDLLPQYYKHNNMASFVRQLNMYGFHKVVSADSGGLRPERDEMEFAHQHFMRGQESLLENIKRKIPTSRTVMVEDNKNVTKLLNDVRDMKRDQDSMSSKLLNLKRENEALWREYASMRQKFTKQQQIIEKLIHFLIAMVKSPSKGLVPKRKFSHLALEGGEESSSSSSKINTLQQFSQGNPIDILGEKESGIIGGAQIQEVTEDLDSDQDTCVLSMGDEEVRNAEASASTGIKPGTILDMNGEPLEFIEMPLSSDHINATSVQSPDGTILMDNLTNPLLDDAPLSPELLNTVDPSAVTQSFKYPVSCTDPITTSVVCSSGDMSGTGGSNAPCSTSSINTQVRTITQKGTKKSILGEEKRPSEDSSMRIAVPDKAVHKPDFQTHVDDMQSTIDNLQDILSHGNLNLDPSMLYSVFGSDSYLPELDSMATVSSGNELSVYNPTLLDLADSMEEENEGDPLAFLSDSLASTSTTPSSSSIFTTPTSIGNTLVPTNKSTQPPPPKHLKVTIKKEPSLVDNSLETPIVSPMPSTPFSRGKRHAK; this is encoded by the exons ATGCATGCCTTAGAAGGTTCGGTCAACGTGCCAGCGTTCCTCACCAAGCTGTGGCGGCTGGTAGATGATGAAAGCACAAATGATATGATCAGTTGGACCCAG GGTGGGAGGAGCTTTATCATCCAGAATCAAGCCAAATTTGCACAGGATCTGTTGCCACAGTACTACAAGCACAATAACATGGCCAGTTTTGTGCGACAGCTGAACATGT ATGGTTTCCACAAGGTGGTGTCTGCAGACTCTGGAGGTCTGCGACCAGAAAGAGATGAAATGGAATTTGCCCATCAACACTTTATGCGAGGTCAAGAGTCACTTCTGGAAAATATTAAGAGGaag ATACCTACCAGCCGGACTGTGATGGTGGAAGATAACAAGAATGTAACCAAGCTGCTGAATGATGTAAGAGACATGAAGCGTGACCAGGACTCTATGAGCTCCAAGCTACTCAACCTGAAGCGAGAGAATGAAGCTCTGTGGCGAGAGTATGCTAGCATGAGGCAGAAATTTACAAAACAGCAGCAGATCATAGAGAAG CTCATCCACTTCCTCATAGCAATGGTGAAGAGTCCATCCAAAGGTCTTGTGCCCAAGAGAAAATTTAGTCACCTGGCtttggaaggaggtgaagagagttcctcgtcttcctccaaaATCAACACATTACAACAGTTTTCCCAAGGAAATCCCATAGAT ATCCTGGGAGAAAAGGAATCCGGCATCATTGGTGGAGCTCAGATTCAGGAAGTGACGGAGGACTTGGACTCAGACCAAGACACATGTGTTCTCTCAATGGGAGATGAAGA GGTGAGGAATGCTGAGGCATCTGCCAGTACTGGAATCAAGCCAGGAACAATTCTGGACATGAATGGGGAACCTTTGGAGTTCATTGAAATGCCCTTATCATCAGATCATATAAatg CCACTTCTGTTCAGAGCCCTGATGGCACAATACTCATGGACAACTTGACCAACCCACTGCTAGATGATGCTCCACTCAGTCCTGAACTTTTAAATACCGTAGACCCGAGTGCTGTAACCCAGTCTTTCAAGTATCCAGTCAGCTGCACTGATCCCATCACTACAAG TGTGGTGTGCTCCTCTGGTGACATGAGTGGAACTGGTGGGAGCAATGCTCCATGTTCTACATCTTCAATCAACACTCAAGTCCGTACTATAAcacagaaaggaacaaaaaaatccattttaggagaggagaagaggccaTCTGAAGATTCTTCCATGAGAATTGCAGTTCCAGACAAGGCTGTTCATAA ACCAGATTTTCAGACACATGTAGATGATATGCAGAGCACTATTGACAACCTGCAAGACATTCTCTCTCATGGTAATCTGAATCTGGATCCTTCAATGCTCTATTCG gTGTTTGGGAGTGATAGTTACCTGCCGGAGCTTGACTCTATGGCCACAGTCAGTAGTG GTAATGAGTTGTCAGTTTACAACCCAACTCTTCTAGACCTAGCTGACAgtatggaagaggaaaatgagggagatccCCTTGCCTTCCTTAGTGACAGCCTAGCCTCTACCTCTACAACTCCATCTTCATCCTCCATCTTCACGACCCCAACTTCTATTGGCAACACCTTAGTGCCCACAAACAAGTCTACTCAGCCTCCACCACCAAAGCACCTCAAAGTGACCATCAAGAAGGAGCCAAGTCTTGTAGACAACTCTTTGGAAACTCCTATTGTGTCTCCCATGCCTTCAACACCATTTTCTAGAGGAAAGAGACATGCCAAATGA
- the LOC126995556 gene encoding heat shock factor protein-like isoform X3 — protein sequence MHALEGSVNVPAFLTKLWRLVDDESTNDMISWTQGGRSFIIQNQAKFAQDLLPQYYKHNNMASFVRQLNMYGFHKVVSADSGGLRPERDEMEFAHQHFMRGQESLLENIKRKQQRRLASDGVIFTQIPTSRTVMVEDNKNVTKLLNDVRDMKRDQDSMSSKLLNLKRENEALWREYASMRQKFTKQQQIIEKLIHFLIAMVKSPSKGLVPKRKFSHLALEGGEESSSSSSKINTLQQFSQGNPIDILGEKESGIIGGAQIQEVTEDLDSDQDTCVLSMGDEEVRNAEASASTGIKPGTILDMNGEPLEFIEMPLSSDHINATSVQSPDGTILMDNLTNPLLDDAPLSPELLNTVDPSAVTQSFKYPVSCTDPITTSVVCSSGDMSGTGGSNAPCSTSSINTQVRTITQKGTKKSILGEEKRPSEDSSMRIAVPDKAVHKPDFQTHVDDMQSTIDNLQDILSHGNLNLDPSMLYSISGCLPEFWCSKGNASGDFYSNELSVYNPTLLDLADSMEEENEGDPLAFLSDSLASTSTTPSSSSIFTTPTSIGNTLVPTNKSTQPPPPKHLKVTIKKEPSLVDNSLETPIVSPMPSTPFSRGKRHAK from the exons ATGCATGCCTTAGAAGGTTCGGTCAACGTGCCAGCGTTCCTCACCAAGCTGTGGCGGCTGGTAGATGATGAAAGCACAAATGATATGATCAGTTGGACCCAG GGTGGGAGGAGCTTTATCATCCAGAATCAAGCCAAATTTGCACAGGATCTGTTGCCACAGTACTACAAGCACAATAACATGGCCAGTTTTGTGCGACAGCTGAACATGT ATGGTTTCCACAAGGTGGTGTCTGCAGACTCTGGAGGTCTGCGACCAGAAAGAGATGAAATGGAATTTGCCCATCAACACTTTATGCGAGGTCAAGAGTCACTTCTGGAAAATATTAAGAGGaag CAACAACGCAGACTTGCAAGCGATGGCGTCATTTTTACCCAGATACCTACCAGCCGGACTGTGATGGTGGAAGATAACAAGAATGTAACCAAGCTGCTGAATGATGTAAGAGACATGAAGCGTGACCAGGACTCTATGAGCTCCAAGCTACTCAACCTGAAGCGAGAGAATGAAGCTCTGTGGCGAGAGTATGCTAGCATGAGGCAGAAATTTACAAAACAGCAGCAGATCATAGAGAAG CTCATCCACTTCCTCATAGCAATGGTGAAGAGTCCATCCAAAGGTCTTGTGCCCAAGAGAAAATTTAGTCACCTGGCtttggaaggaggtgaagagagttcctcgtcttcctccaaaATCAACACATTACAACAGTTTTCCCAAGGAAATCCCATAGAT ATCCTGGGAGAAAAGGAATCCGGCATCATTGGTGGAGCTCAGATTCAGGAAGTGACGGAGGACTTGGACTCAGACCAAGACACATGTGTTCTCTCAATGGGAGATGAAGA GGTGAGGAATGCTGAGGCATCTGCCAGTACTGGAATCAAGCCAGGAACAATTCTGGACATGAATGGGGAACCTTTGGAGTTCATTGAAATGCCCTTATCATCAGATCATATAAatg CCACTTCTGTTCAGAGCCCTGATGGCACAATACTCATGGACAACTTGACCAACCCACTGCTAGATGATGCTCCACTCAGTCCTGAACTTTTAAATACCGTAGACCCGAGTGCTGTAACCCAGTCTTTCAAGTATCCAGTCAGCTGCACTGATCCCATCACTACAAG TGTGGTGTGCTCCTCTGGTGACATGAGTGGAACTGGTGGGAGCAATGCTCCATGTTCTACATCTTCAATCAACACTCAAGTCCGTACTATAAcacagaaaggaacaaaaaaatccattttaggagaggagaagaggccaTCTGAAGATTCTTCCATGAGAATTGCAGTTCCAGACAAGGCTGTTCATAA ACCAGATTTTCAGACACATGTAGATGATATGCAGAGCACTATTGACAACCTGCAAGACATTCTCTCTCATGGTAATCTGAATCTGGATCCTTCAATGCTCTATTCG ATTTCAGGCTGTTTACCAGAGTTCTGGTGCTCAAAAGGAAATGCTTCTGGAGACTTCTATA GTAATGAGTTGTCAGTTTACAACCCAACTCTTCTAGACCTAGCTGACAgtatggaagaggaaaatgagggagatccCCTTGCCTTCCTTAGTGACAGCCTAGCCTCTACCTCTACAACTCCATCTTCATCCTCCATCTTCACGACCCCAACTTCTATTGGCAACACCTTAGTGCCCACAAACAAGTCTACTCAGCCTCCACCACCAAAGCACCTCAAAGTGACCATCAAGAAGGAGCCAAGTCTTGTAGACAACTCTTTGGAAACTCCTATTGTGTCTCCCATGCCTTCAACACCATTTTCTAGAGGAAAGAGACATGCCAAATGA
- the LOC126995556 gene encoding heat shock factor protein-like isoform X5, with amino-acid sequence MHALEGSVNVPAFLTKLWRLVDDESTNDMISWTQGGRSFIIQNQAKFAQDLLPQYYKHNNMASFVRQLNMYGFHKVVSADSGGLRPERDEMEFAHQHFMRGQESLLENIKRKIPTSRTVMVEDNKNVTKLLNDVRDMKRDQDSMSSKLLNLKRENEALWREYASMRQKFTKQQQIIEKLIHFLIAMVKSPSKGLVPKRKFSHLALEGGEESSSSSSKINTLQQFSQGNPIDILGEKESGIIGGAQIQEVTEDLDSDQDTCVLSMGDEEVRNAEASASTGIKPGTILDMNGEPLEFIEMPLSSDHINATSVQSPDGTILMDNLTNPLLDDAPLSPELLNTVDPSAVTQSFKYPVSCTDPITTSVVCSSGDMSGTGGSNAPCSTSSINTQVRTITQKGTKKSILGEEKRPSEDSSMRIAVPDKAVHKPDFQTHVDDMQSTIDNLQDILSHGNLNLDPSMLYSISGCLPEFWCSKGNASGDFYSNELSVYNPTLLDLADSMEEENEGDPLAFLSDSLASTSTTPSSSSIFTTPTSIGNTLVPTNKSTQPPPPKHLKVTIKKEPSLVDNSLETPIVSPMPSTPFSRGKRHAK; translated from the exons ATGCATGCCTTAGAAGGTTCGGTCAACGTGCCAGCGTTCCTCACCAAGCTGTGGCGGCTGGTAGATGATGAAAGCACAAATGATATGATCAGTTGGACCCAG GGTGGGAGGAGCTTTATCATCCAGAATCAAGCCAAATTTGCACAGGATCTGTTGCCACAGTACTACAAGCACAATAACATGGCCAGTTTTGTGCGACAGCTGAACATGT ATGGTTTCCACAAGGTGGTGTCTGCAGACTCTGGAGGTCTGCGACCAGAAAGAGATGAAATGGAATTTGCCCATCAACACTTTATGCGAGGTCAAGAGTCACTTCTGGAAAATATTAAGAGGaag ATACCTACCAGCCGGACTGTGATGGTGGAAGATAACAAGAATGTAACCAAGCTGCTGAATGATGTAAGAGACATGAAGCGTGACCAGGACTCTATGAGCTCCAAGCTACTCAACCTGAAGCGAGAGAATGAAGCTCTGTGGCGAGAGTATGCTAGCATGAGGCAGAAATTTACAAAACAGCAGCAGATCATAGAGAAG CTCATCCACTTCCTCATAGCAATGGTGAAGAGTCCATCCAAAGGTCTTGTGCCCAAGAGAAAATTTAGTCACCTGGCtttggaaggaggtgaagagagttcctcgtcttcctccaaaATCAACACATTACAACAGTTTTCCCAAGGAAATCCCATAGAT ATCCTGGGAGAAAAGGAATCCGGCATCATTGGTGGAGCTCAGATTCAGGAAGTGACGGAGGACTTGGACTCAGACCAAGACACATGTGTTCTCTCAATGGGAGATGAAGA GGTGAGGAATGCTGAGGCATCTGCCAGTACTGGAATCAAGCCAGGAACAATTCTGGACATGAATGGGGAACCTTTGGAGTTCATTGAAATGCCCTTATCATCAGATCATATAAatg CCACTTCTGTTCAGAGCCCTGATGGCACAATACTCATGGACAACTTGACCAACCCACTGCTAGATGATGCTCCACTCAGTCCTGAACTTTTAAATACCGTAGACCCGAGTGCTGTAACCCAGTCTTTCAAGTATCCAGTCAGCTGCACTGATCCCATCACTACAAG TGTGGTGTGCTCCTCTGGTGACATGAGTGGAACTGGTGGGAGCAATGCTCCATGTTCTACATCTTCAATCAACACTCAAGTCCGTACTATAAcacagaaaggaacaaaaaaatccattttaggagaggagaagaggccaTCTGAAGATTCTTCCATGAGAATTGCAGTTCCAGACAAGGCTGTTCATAA ACCAGATTTTCAGACACATGTAGATGATATGCAGAGCACTATTGACAACCTGCAAGACATTCTCTCTCATGGTAATCTGAATCTGGATCCTTCAATGCTCTATTCG ATTTCAGGCTGTTTACCAGAGTTCTGGTGCTCAAAAGGAAATGCTTCTGGAGACTTCTATA GTAATGAGTTGTCAGTTTACAACCCAACTCTTCTAGACCTAGCTGACAgtatggaagaggaaaatgagggagatccCCTTGCCTTCCTTAGTGACAGCCTAGCCTCTACCTCTACAACTCCATCTTCATCCTCCATCTTCACGACCCCAACTTCTATTGGCAACACCTTAGTGCCCACAAACAAGTCTACTCAGCCTCCACCACCAAAGCACCTCAAAGTGACCATCAAGAAGGAGCCAAGTCTTGTAGACAACTCTTTGGAAACTCCTATTGTGTCTCCCATGCCTTCAACACCATTTTCTAGAGGAAAGAGACATGCCAAATGA
- the LOC126995556 gene encoding heat shock factor protein-like isoform X2 produces the protein MELPLVSLFVLDSMRKDLQEVALQRHHSKVIIQSDSEKKGGRSFIIQNQAKFAQDLLPQYYKHNNMASFVRQLNMYGFHKVVSADSGGLRPERDEMEFAHQHFMRGQESLLENIKRKQQRRLASDGVIFTQIPTSRTVMVEDNKNVTKLLNDVRDMKRDQDSMSSKLLNLKRENEALWREYASMRQKFTKQQQIIEKLIHFLIAMVKSPSKGLVPKRKFSHLALEGGEESSSSSSKINTLQQFSQGNPIDILGEKESGIIGGAQIQEVTEDLDSDQDTCVLSMGDEEVRNAEASASTGIKPGTILDMNGEPLEFIEMPLSSDHINATSVQSPDGTILMDNLTNPLLDDAPLSPELLNTVDPSAVTQSFKYPVSCTDPITTSVVCSSGDMSGTGGSNAPCSTSSINTQVRTITQKGTKKSILGEEKRPSEDSSMRIAVPDKAVHKPDFQTHVDDMQSTIDNLQDILSHGNLNLDPSMLYSVFGSDSYLPELDSMATVSSGNELSVYNPTLLDLADSMEEENEGDPLAFLSDSLASTSTTPSSSSIFTTPTSIGNTLVPTNKSTQPPPPKHLKVTIKKEPSLVDNSLETPIVSPMPSTPFSRGKRHAK, from the exons ATGGAGTTACCCCTGGTGAGCCTTTTTGTCCTTGATTCCATGAGGAAGGACCTCCAAGAAGTAGCTCTGCAGAGGCACCACTCTAAGGTTATCATTCAGAGTGACAGTGAGAAAAAG GGTGGGAGGAGCTTTATCATCCAGAATCAAGCCAAATTTGCACAGGATCTGTTGCCACAGTACTACAAGCACAATAACATGGCCAGTTTTGTGCGACAGCTGAACATGT ATGGTTTCCACAAGGTGGTGTCTGCAGACTCTGGAGGTCTGCGACCAGAAAGAGATGAAATGGAATTTGCCCATCAACACTTTATGCGAGGTCAAGAGTCACTTCTGGAAAATATTAAGAGGaag CAACAACGCAGACTTGCAAGCGATGGCGTCATTTTTACCCAGATACCTACCAGCCGGACTGTGATGGTGGAAGATAACAAGAATGTAACCAAGCTGCTGAATGATGTAAGAGACATGAAGCGTGACCAGGACTCTATGAGCTCCAAGCTACTCAACCTGAAGCGAGAGAATGAAGCTCTGTGGCGAGAGTATGCTAGCATGAGGCAGAAATTTACAAAACAGCAGCAGATCATAGAGAAG CTCATCCACTTCCTCATAGCAATGGTGAAGAGTCCATCCAAAGGTCTTGTGCCCAAGAGAAAATTTAGTCACCTGGCtttggaaggaggtgaagagagttcctcgtcttcctccaaaATCAACACATTACAACAGTTTTCCCAAGGAAATCCCATAGAT ATCCTGGGAGAAAAGGAATCCGGCATCATTGGTGGAGCTCAGATTCAGGAAGTGACGGAGGACTTGGACTCAGACCAAGACACATGTGTTCTCTCAATGGGAGATGAAGA GGTGAGGAATGCTGAGGCATCTGCCAGTACTGGAATCAAGCCAGGAACAATTCTGGACATGAATGGGGAACCTTTGGAGTTCATTGAAATGCCCTTATCATCAGATCATATAAatg CCACTTCTGTTCAGAGCCCTGATGGCACAATACTCATGGACAACTTGACCAACCCACTGCTAGATGATGCTCCACTCAGTCCTGAACTTTTAAATACCGTAGACCCGAGTGCTGTAACCCAGTCTTTCAAGTATCCAGTCAGCTGCACTGATCCCATCACTACAAG TGTGGTGTGCTCCTCTGGTGACATGAGTGGAACTGGTGGGAGCAATGCTCCATGTTCTACATCTTCAATCAACACTCAAGTCCGTACTATAAcacagaaaggaacaaaaaaatccattttaggagaggagaagaggccaTCTGAAGATTCTTCCATGAGAATTGCAGTTCCAGACAAGGCTGTTCATAA ACCAGATTTTCAGACACATGTAGATGATATGCAGAGCACTATTGACAACCTGCAAGACATTCTCTCTCATGGTAATCTGAATCTGGATCCTTCAATGCTCTATTCG gTGTTTGGGAGTGATAGTTACCTGCCGGAGCTTGACTCTATGGCCACAGTCAGTAGTG GTAATGAGTTGTCAGTTTACAACCCAACTCTTCTAGACCTAGCTGACAgtatggaagaggaaaatgagggagatccCCTTGCCTTCCTTAGTGACAGCCTAGCCTCTACCTCTACAACTCCATCTTCATCCTCCATCTTCACGACCCCAACTTCTATTGGCAACACCTTAGTGCCCACAAACAAGTCTACTCAGCCTCCACCACCAAAGCACCTCAAAGTGACCATCAAGAAGGAGCCAAGTCTTGTAGACAACTCTTTGGAAACTCCTATTGTGTCTCCCATGCCTTCAACACCATTTTCTAGAGGAAAGAGACATGCCAAATGA
- the LOC126995556 gene encoding heat shock factor protein-like isoform X4 — MELPLVSLFVLDSMRKDLQEVALQRHHSKVIIQSDSEKKGGRSFIIQNQAKFAQDLLPQYYKHNNMASFVRQLNMYGFHKVVSADSGGLRPERDEMEFAHQHFMRGQESLLENIKRKIPTSRTVMVEDNKNVTKLLNDVRDMKRDQDSMSSKLLNLKRENEALWREYASMRQKFTKQQQIIEKLIHFLIAMVKSPSKGLVPKRKFSHLALEGGEESSSSSSKINTLQQFSQGNPIDILGEKESGIIGGAQIQEVTEDLDSDQDTCVLSMGDEEVRNAEASASTGIKPGTILDMNGEPLEFIEMPLSSDHINATSVQSPDGTILMDNLTNPLLDDAPLSPELLNTVDPSAVTQSFKYPVSCTDPITTSVVCSSGDMSGTGGSNAPCSTSSINTQVRTITQKGTKKSILGEEKRPSEDSSMRIAVPDKAVHKPDFQTHVDDMQSTIDNLQDILSHGNLNLDPSMLYSISGCLPEFWCSKGNASGDFYSNELSVYNPTLLDLADSMEEENEGDPLAFLSDSLASTSTTPSSSSIFTTPTSIGNTLVPTNKSTQPPPPKHLKVTIKKEPSLVDNSLETPIVSPMPSTPFSRGKRHAK; from the exons ATGGAGTTACCCCTGGTGAGCCTTTTTGTCCTTGATTCCATGAGGAAGGACCTCCAAGAAGTAGCTCTGCAGAGGCACCACTCTAAGGTTATCATTCAGAGTGACAGTGAGAAAAAG GGTGGGAGGAGCTTTATCATCCAGAATCAAGCCAAATTTGCACAGGATCTGTTGCCACAGTACTACAAGCACAATAACATGGCCAGTTTTGTGCGACAGCTGAACATGT ATGGTTTCCACAAGGTGGTGTCTGCAGACTCTGGAGGTCTGCGACCAGAAAGAGATGAAATGGAATTTGCCCATCAACACTTTATGCGAGGTCAAGAGTCACTTCTGGAAAATATTAAGAGGaag ATACCTACCAGCCGGACTGTGATGGTGGAAGATAACAAGAATGTAACCAAGCTGCTGAATGATGTAAGAGACATGAAGCGTGACCAGGACTCTATGAGCTCCAAGCTACTCAACCTGAAGCGAGAGAATGAAGCTCTGTGGCGAGAGTATGCTAGCATGAGGCAGAAATTTACAAAACAGCAGCAGATCATAGAGAAG CTCATCCACTTCCTCATAGCAATGGTGAAGAGTCCATCCAAAGGTCTTGTGCCCAAGAGAAAATTTAGTCACCTGGCtttggaaggaggtgaagagagttcctcgtcttcctccaaaATCAACACATTACAACAGTTTTCCCAAGGAAATCCCATAGAT ATCCTGGGAGAAAAGGAATCCGGCATCATTGGTGGAGCTCAGATTCAGGAAGTGACGGAGGACTTGGACTCAGACCAAGACACATGTGTTCTCTCAATGGGAGATGAAGA GGTGAGGAATGCTGAGGCATCTGCCAGTACTGGAATCAAGCCAGGAACAATTCTGGACATGAATGGGGAACCTTTGGAGTTCATTGAAATGCCCTTATCATCAGATCATATAAatg CCACTTCTGTTCAGAGCCCTGATGGCACAATACTCATGGACAACTTGACCAACCCACTGCTAGATGATGCTCCACTCAGTCCTGAACTTTTAAATACCGTAGACCCGAGTGCTGTAACCCAGTCTTTCAAGTATCCAGTCAGCTGCACTGATCCCATCACTACAAG TGTGGTGTGCTCCTCTGGTGACATGAGTGGAACTGGTGGGAGCAATGCTCCATGTTCTACATCTTCAATCAACACTCAAGTCCGTACTATAAcacagaaaggaacaaaaaaatccattttaggagaggagaagaggccaTCTGAAGATTCTTCCATGAGAATTGCAGTTCCAGACAAGGCTGTTCATAA ACCAGATTTTCAGACACATGTAGATGATATGCAGAGCACTATTGACAACCTGCAAGACATTCTCTCTCATGGTAATCTGAATCTGGATCCTTCAATGCTCTATTCG ATTTCAGGCTGTTTACCAGAGTTCTGGTGCTCAAAAGGAAATGCTTCTGGAGACTTCTATA GTAATGAGTTGTCAGTTTACAACCCAACTCTTCTAGACCTAGCTGACAgtatggaagaggaaaatgagggagatccCCTTGCCTTCCTTAGTGACAGCCTAGCCTCTACCTCTACAACTCCATCTTCATCCTCCATCTTCACGACCCCAACTTCTATTGGCAACACCTTAGTGCCCACAAACAAGTCTACTCAGCCTCCACCACCAAAGCACCTCAAAGTGACCATCAAGAAGGAGCCAAGTCTTGTAGACAACTCTTTGGAAACTCCTATTGTGTCTCCCATGCCTTCAACACCATTTTCTAGAGGAAAGAGACATGCCAAATGA